A segment of the Crassostrea angulata isolate pt1a10 chromosome 10, ASM2561291v2, whole genome shotgun sequence genome:
AGCTAGGAACTGGGCTTGCCAAAGTAATGAGGTAACTTAGCCCTCCCACCCCACCCTCTTTCTTTACATGTGTTTCTCTCATATAAATACATTCTGAAGAATTATTCGTTTCATTGTAGTTTACTTAGTCAGTATCGACACTTCTTATTACGATACAAATCTTGTCCTTACACTAATTCTGTGTCCTTAGATAGTACGTAACAGTTTAAAGCACACACGCTTTGTCTGTTAAGAAAATGGTCTCAGCTATTTTCACTAAAGTCAATACACATAATTCTCTAATTCTGTAGTGTTGCATAAGGGCATGTGGGGACTTATCGATCGGTCTTGGCGCTTATCCAACATGTTGATAATTAAGGACAGGGAATATTGCGTAACCATATGTAGCCAAGAACCTCGGGTAGTGAATCTTGAACCGATATGCCaccaaaatataattcatatttttaaaattcatccttCATGTTTGTGATATAGACTTCAGTGTAACTATGAGGACTGAGCAATCATTGTCATACATTAGCCCACACGCTATATTCACATCATGTACTTCCTTGATATGCAGATTTAACCACACGCCAAATGCCTTTCGATGTAATTTCACCAAtaggatgataaaaatataggcctatatattgaaagaaaaacCTTTCTTTTTATGTTGGTTTTTAAATATACcttttaaacatgtatatactgttATCAATTAAGAATTCATAATCAAACGAAGATAcatatcaaaatcaaagaatttaaaatcatttgttaTTGAACTGAGAGAAATGAAGTACAGGTAGTTTGTCGGGACACGTGTTACAAGTGGCTCGCCGCTGGAATTTCGTGTCATACACTTTTTGTGGTTTTATcagagttatttttttttctaaaccaaaaatgatattttgggTTTACTAAAAATAGCTCCGAAAAAAACCTaccaattaattttaaattattgcatttactgattatatatttaagaaatatatatcatcaatattttaaaatttaatcctATACTCAGATCTCATTGATCACATAATCATATGTACAATTTCAATCGTGACGTAATTCCTTGGTACATTCTTCAAAATGTTATAGATGTTTGCGACCGTTTACATTTTACATTCGTTTTAATTAAACGGCTcctcttttttatatataaattctatattattttttttacagacaaCGCTATGGACAAAACAATGTCATTATGTCCGATATTCTGAAGCCTCCACAGGAAATATTGGAAAGTGGTAAGTAAGAACATTGACCATTGTTTAGCATGATGGGAAACAATATCGATATTATAGATAATACTGTAAGCTATTTGGGTCCTACAAGTAAACGCCTGTTTAGCTGCTCATTTTCTGCACTGGCTTTTACAGGTCCGTATGTATTTGCCGACATTTTGGATTTCAAGAAGCTGCAGGAGCTAATAGTCAACTATAACATCGACTGGATTATTCACTTCAGTGCGCTACTCAGCGCCATTGGAGAGAACAATGTCCCATTAGCCATGCGTGTCAACATCGAAGGTCTTCACAACGTGCTGGAACTGGCAAAACAGTACCGACTCAAAATATTTGTACCAAGTACCATAGGTATACCTCTTGGGAGACAAATTACTCTATGCATTATTTCCTTTGAAAGTCTTAATGAATTACCATCCAAACGACCCTCTCCCCTGTCGATCACCACTGCATAGGTTATTACGTTGGATAACCAGTAACCATACAAGACTGAGTGACGTATATAATACAGGCTTACATTGTCTTCAGATTTCATCGCATGCTGCAAGATTTATTGTGTCTGGGAACCCCTATATCACTAGATTAGGAGATCAGACATGTCATTAACCCATCAAACTAGAGATCAATTTATTAAAACCCGAGAATTCTAATCGAATGAAAATTTGGTGTAAATGCAATTAATCTTTGTTCGTGGGGACTGCATGCTTTCATAAATCCATCCATTCTGGCTCATGAATAATCCTTTAAGGGCTGTTTAATAGCTTTTGTCTGgcaaggaaaatatttttgggGCTCTAACGAAATGTGTACACACTGAGTTATCTATTTTAGCTTTTGTCAAAATAACATCCGAACCCAAAGAAGTGATAATTCCAACAGAAACCCTGCAAAACTGATATGGAAAATCCATTCTTATTTAACatttcatagtacatgtattatcttgtCCTAATATTGTAATCAGAATACATATATACTCTTATTGATTCAGATTTTGAGTCAAAGGGCAGACTACTCTCACTGCACTAAGTCATGGAATTAGAAATCTTATTGGGGCTGTGTTGAGAGGGTCGTCACTAtgaattattaataatattacaccgattacatttatgattttgatattttttattgcacAAAACATAGTTTTCATGGTAATTTTGCCAAACAAAGCAATAAAAAAGCAAAGGTACGAACGCATTTGATTGAATCGTTAATGTTACGTAAAAGCATGGACTACTTGCTATACAATGCAGCGTCCGTTTACATCACTATTCATTAGTGATATCTTCATGATATCTCAGACAAACAAATACTTCATATATCCTCCGATTTCCTCTTGTATAGCTAAGTTCTGGAAATTGAACTCGATCTACCTAAGACGTCACGCAAATACCGCGCAGTgattttgtatcaaatataaattaagAGAGTAATATGTTTGCGTCGATTTACTCACTCGTGTATATTTATTAaactaaatgaaatttttattttttatttaacaatttgtGGAGAATATGGTGAAAATAGGGAATTACTACATGATCATATGTATTCTAACTCAAACGTATCACAGCTTACTTGAGCATTATGATGCGGAGTACATTTTTCAAGCCTGAAAATAGCAGGTTGGGCACAGGCTGGACAAGTTGATTGCTGATTTCAAGGATAAAACATTGAACGTTAGGACATGCCGCTTGTACAGAACCAATTGTTTACTGCACTTTGATAATCAGctgaattaatttgaaaatttcattcggaactttttttttttactttgatttttgtcATAGTTAACTCTTATGTTTTGTTTACTATCAGGAGCTTTTGGTCCCGACTCCCCACGTGATCCCACCCCTGACCTGTGTATACAGCGCCCCCGGACAATTTACGGAGTCTCCAAAGTTCACGCCGAATTGATGGGCGAGGTGCGTTTCTATTATTTAGTATTTCGAATATCATCTTCATGTTTACTTTCAGGATTATACCTAccatttcaattttgtaaatcattaattttttgtatatatctcACTATATTTGCAGTACTATTATCACAAATTTGGCATGGATTTCCGTAGTTTAAGATTCCCTGGTATCATATCTGCCGACACAAATCCTGGAGGCGGCACCACTGGTAAGTCTATTACCGTTTACACGTCATGCGAAATATTACACACTGTACACGCAATATACattgtttaacttttaaaaaaatacgcACATTTGCAGACTACGCCGTAAAGATTTTTCACGATGCCCTGAAATCTGGACATTTTAAGTGCTATCTACGAGAGGACACCATGCTTCCTATGATGTTCATTGACGACTGTTTACGTTCGGTGGTTGAGTTTATGGAGACACCCGAATCAAAACTTAAAATGAGAACGTATAATGTGACCGCCATGAGTTTTACACCAGACGAGATTGTAGAGGAAGTCCGAAAATACGTTCCGGAACTAAAAGTGACGTATGAAATTGATGGCCGACAAGCAATTGGTacttaaaaattatcattaatcGTTTGCTCATCTTATGTCTACAAATTTAGTCTAAGGCTGTAATAGTATTCTAGTCTGTTGTTTAATGTCCAATTCATATACATTgcaattataaaaaatgaaaatattttatattccaGCCGACACTTGGCCCAAACGTTTTGATGACAGTAACGCGCGAGCTGACTGGGGGTGGAAACACACAATGGATCTCCCGCAAATGTGCAAGGCCATGTTTGAATTCCTGGATCCATCCCATCAAAAACAAAAGCAGAGAATCAAAGCCTGAAACAACCCGGAGTGTGAATATCATAAACTGAATCTCACTGACAGCAAAAGAATCTCAAGAATTTTACACCATACGaaatacacttttttttttaacttttcgtttttaatgaaattatatgTCCATTTTAAAGCATATATTTTGGTTGTTTGTTGTTATATCACTTTGAGTTGttaaaaaagtaatataatTTATTCCAGTCTTTTCTTATCAATGATGTTGATTCTTTACTTTCTTACTTCATGCAAGTAGTCgaatcaggcacgtagcatcgtttttgaaagttggggggccagactcaaccaaaaaatcttgacaagcaaaaaaaaaaaaaaaaactttgtggccattgtggccccatcctacccccaggggtcatc
Coding sequences within it:
- the LOC128164600 gene encoding L-threonine 3-dehydrogenase, mitochondrial-like; its protein translation is MSGLPLRNLLRSCVPRACSVRQYNGVTGAAPGVKDKNDHPRVLITGSLGQLGTGLAKVMRQRYGQNNVIMSDILKPPQEILESGPYVFADILDFKKLQELIVNYNIDWIIHFSALLSAIGENNVPLAMRVNIEGLHNVLELAKQYRLKIFVPSTIGAFGPDSPRDPTPDLCIQRPRTIYGVSKVHAELMGEYYYHKFGMDFRSLRFPGIISADTNPGGGTTDYAVKIFHDALKSGHFKCYLREDTMLPMMFIDDCLRSVVEFMETPESKLKMRTYNVTAMSFTPDEIVEEVRKYVPELKVTYEIDGRQAIADTWPKRFDDSNARADWGWKHTMDLPQMCKAMFEFLDPSHQKQKQRIKA